A stretch of the Chitinophagaceae bacterium genome encodes the following:
- a CDS encoding DUF721 domain-containing protein: MKRQNDQPLKEVIAELLHSYHLKEKMNEVRLVQHWEQLFGKTISKYTEKMFVNNKKLYVTVSSAPLRQEMMYSRDKMVERINETIEKDFIREVVIR, translated from the coding sequence ATGAAACGCCAGAACGACCAGCCCTTAAAAGAAGTGATTGCGGAGCTTCTTCATTCTTATCATTTAAAGGAAAAAATGAATGAGGTGCGTTTGGTACAGCATTGGGAGCAATTATTCGGTAAAACCATTTCGAAGTACACGGAAAAAATGTTTGTGAACAATAAAAAATTGTATGTCACCGTCAGTTCGGCTCCATTACGCCAGGAAATGATGTACTCCCGCGATAAAATGGTGGAACGAATCAATGAAACCATTGAAAAAGATTTTATCAGGGAAGTGGTGATCCGGTAA
- a CDS encoding ribonuclease E inhibitor RraB, with product MTQLLNLACNKPSERFISEEQLRNQLAQQVLSNESKVQQLSQFGVDERSGISIDFFFITNDSSKAKELSGELASMQYHLNKIHPSANNQELWVVSGSSSRMNMKLRELNDWTNSLSKIAFRYDCAFNGWNPVTE from the coding sequence ATGACACAACTTCTGAATCTTGCATGTAACAAACCATCAGAAAGATTTATTTCGGAAGAGCAGTTAAGAAACCAACTTGCACAACAGGTTTTAAGCAATGAAAGTAAAGTGCAGCAACTCAGCCAATTCGGTGTGGATGAAAGAAGCGGTATCAGTATTGATTTTTTCTTCATTACTAACGATTCATCCAAAGCAAAGGAGCTGAGCGGGGAACTGGCTTCTATGCAATATCATCTCAATAAAATTCACCCTTCAGCCAATAATCAGGAACTGTGGGTGGTCTCCGGCAGCAGCTCAAGAATGAATATGAAACTCCGGGAACTCAATGATTGGACAAACTCACTAAGCAAGATAGCATTCAGATATGATTGCGCATTCAATGGATGGAATCCTGTAACAGAATAA